CAAGTCGAACGATGATCCCTGGCTTGCTGGGGGGATTAGTGGCGAACGGGTGAGTAACACGTGAGTAACCTGCCCTTGACTCTGGGATAAGCCTGGGAAACTGGGTCTAATACCGGATACGACCATCTGGCGCATGTCATGGTGGTGGAAAGCTTTTGTGGTTTTGGATGGACTCGCGGCCTATCAGCTTGTTGGTGGGGTAATGGCCTACCAAGGCGACGACGGGTAGCCGGCCTGAGAGGGTGACCGGCCACACTGGGACTGAGACACGGCCCAGACTCCTACGGGAGGCAGCAGTGGGGAATATTGCACAATGGGCGCAAGCCTGATGCAGCGACGCCGCGTGAGGGATGACGGCCTTCGGGTTGTAAACCTCTTTCAGTAGGGAAGAAGCGAAAGTGACGGTACCTGCAGAAGAAGCGCCGGCTAACTACGTGCCAGCAGCCGCGGTAATACGTAGGGCGCAAGCGTTATCCGGAATTATTGGGCGTAAAGAGCTCGTAGGCGGTTTGTCGCGTCTGCTGTGAAAGACCGGGGCTCAACTCCGGTTCTGCAGTGGGTACGGGCAGACTAGAGTGCAGTAGGGGAGACTGGAATTCCTGGTGTAGCGGTGAAATGCGCAGATATCAGGAGGAACACCGATGGCGAAGGCAGGTCTCTGGGCTGTAACTGACGCTGAGGAGCGAAAGCATGGGGAGCGAACAGGATTAGATACCCTGGTAGTCCATGCCGTAAACGTTGGGCACTAGGTGTGGGGGACATTCCACGTTTTCCGCGCCGTAGCTAACGCATTAAGTGCCCCGCCTGGGGAGTACGGCCGCAAGGCTAAAACTCAAAGGAATTGACGGGGGCCCGCACAAGCGGCGGAGCATGCGGATTAATTCGATGCAACGCGAAGAACCTTACCAAGGCTTGACATGAACCGGAAAGACCTGGAAACAGGTGCCCCGCTTGCGGTCGGTTTACAGGTGGTGCATGGTTGTCGTCAGCTCGTGTCGTGAGATGTTGGGTTAAGTCCCGCAACGAGCGCAACCCTCGTTCTATGTTGCCAGCGCGTTATGGCGGGGACTCATAGGAGACTGCCGGGGTCAACTCGGAGGAAGGTGGGGACGACGTCAAATCATCATGCCCCTTATGTCTTGGGCTTCACGCATGCTACAATGGCCGGTACAAAGGGTTGCGATACTGTGAGGTGGAGCTAATCCCAAAAAGCCGGTCTCAGTTCGGATTGGGGTCTGCAACTCGACCCCATGAAGTCGGAGTCGCTAGTAATCGCAGATCAGCAACGCTGCGGTGAATACGTTCCCGGGCCTTGTACACACCGCCCGTCAAGTCACGAAAGTTGGTAACACCCGAAGCCGGTGGCCTAACCCTTGTGGGGGGAGCCGTCGAAGGTGGGACCGGCGATTGGGACTAAGTCGTAACAAGGTAGCCGTACCGGAAGGTGCGGCTGGATCACCTCCTTTCTAAGGAGCTGCTAACAACTGGTTGCTGCGCCTGCATGGGTGTGGTGGTGGTTGTCAGTGTTGCCCATTGCGCAGGCGTCTGTTCTGCGGTGGGTGCTCATGGGTGGAATATCAACGAATCAAACTTGTTTGGCATGGCCTTCACCGGTTGTGTCCTGGTGCCAGTACGGCAACCTGTGCCCCTTGTGGGTGTGGTGTTGTTTGGAACGCTGCCGGGGTGCGGGTGTGTGGGGTTGTGTTTGGCGCACTGTTGGGTCCTGAGGCAACAGGACCTTTTTGCAGCAATGCATGGGGGCATCTTCTGGTGTTTCTTTTGTTCCTGCTTCCGGTAGCACTGTTCATCGTGCACGGCCCCGCTGTGGTGTGGGTTGTGGTGGGTGGTGGTCTGGTTGACGGGGTTGTTGTTTGAGAACTACATAGTGGACGCGAGCATCTAGAACACACACGTGGCTGATCCCTTTTTTGGGGTTGGTGTGTGTGTTCTTACAGCAATTTCTTATGAATGAACCTGGCCCTTGTGGTCATGGTTCTCTCGAATAGATGATGCATGATCGGATGAGAGTCCGGTTTGTGTGTGGTCAAGTTTTTAAGGGCACACGGTGGATGCCTTGGCATTAGGAGCCGAAGAAGGACGTAGGAATCTGCGATAAGCCTGGGGGAGTTGATAACCGAGCGTTGATCCCAGGATGTCCGAATGGGGAAACCCCGCACAACGCTGCAAGGTGATTGTGTGACCCGCATCTGAACACATAGGGTGCGTGGGGGGAACGCGGGGAAGTGAAACATCTCAGTACCCGCAGGAAGAGAAAACAATAGTGATTCCGTTAGTAGTGGCGAGCGAACGCGGATCAGGCTAAACCGTTTCCATGTGTGATAGCCGGCGGGCGTTGCATGGGCGGGGTTGTGGGACTTTCCGTTCTGGTTCTGCCGGACCAGTGAGGTGAGGTGCAGGCATAGGTGAACGGTCTTGAAAGGCCGGCCAGAGAGGGTGTGAGCCCCGTAACCGTAATGTTGTGCACGGCCTGGGGAGTATCCCAAGTAGCACGGGGCCCGAGAAATCCCGTGCGAATCTGTCAGGACCACCTGATAAGCCTAAATACTTCCTAATGACCGATAGCGGACCAGTACCGTGAGGGAAAGGTGAAAAGTACCCCGGGAGGGGAGTGAAACAGTACCTGAAACCGTGTGCTTACAATCCGTCGGAGCCAGTCTGATTCTGGTGACGGCGTGCCTTTTGAAGAATGAGCCTGCGAGTTAGTGTTACGTCGCGAGGTTAACCCGTGTGGGGTAGCCGTAGCGAAAGCGAGTCTGAATAGGGCGAGTGTAGTGGCGTGATCTAGACCCGAAGCGGAGTGATCTACCCATGGCCAGGTTGAAGCGACGGTAAGACGTCGTGGAGGACCGAACCCACTTCAGTTGAAAATGGAGGGGATGAGCTGTGGGTAGGGGTGAAAGGCCAATCAAACTCCGTGATAGCTGGTTCTCCCCGAAATGCATTTAGGTGCAGCGTTGCGTGTTTCTTGCCGGAGGTAGAGCTACTGGATGGCCGATGGGCCCTACAAGGTTACTGACGTCAGCCAAACTCCGAATGCCGGTAAGTCAGAGCGCAGCAGTGAGACTGTGGGGGATAAGCTTCATAGTCGAGAGGGAAACAGCCCAGACCACCAACTAAGGCCCCTAAGCGTGTGCTAAGTGGGAAAGGATGTGGAGTTGCGAAGACAACCAGGAGGTTGGCTTAGAAGCAGCCATCCTTGAAAGAGTGCGTAATAGCTCACTGGTCAAGTGATTCCGCGCCGACAATGTAGCGGGGCTCAAGTACACCGCCGAAGTTGTGGATTTCACATAATGCCCTAGCCTTCGTGGTTCAGGGGTGTGGAGTGGTAGGGGAGCGTCGTGTGGGCAGTGAAGTCGCGGTGGAAACCAGCGGTGGAGCCTACACGAGTGAGAATGCAGGCATGAGTAGCGAAAGACGGGTGAGAAACCCGTCCGCCGAATGATCAAGGGTTCCAGGGTCAAGCTAATCTGCCCTGGGTAAGTCGGGACCTAAGGCGAGGCCGACAGGCGTAGTCGATGGACAACGGGTTGATATTCCCGTACCGGCGAAAAACCGCCCATGCCAAGCGGGGGATACTAACCGCCCGGAGCCTGCCCGCTCACCCTTGTGGTGTTGTGGGTTTTGGCCGAGCGCGGGACCTGATCCCGGGAGGTAAGCGTATTAACAGGTGTGACGCAGGAAGGTAGCCGGGCCGGGCGATGGTTGCCCCGGTCTAAGGATGTAGGGTCAGGGATAGGCAAATCCGTTCCTGTGTGCTTCGAGCACGATCCTGAGATCTGATGGGACCCCCGTTCGGGGGGATCCGGTGATCCTATGCTGCCAAGAAAAGCATCGACGCGAGGTTTTAGCCGCCCGTACCCCAAACCGACACAGGTGATCAGGTAGAGAATACCAAGGCGATCGAGAGAATTATGGTTAAGGAACTCGGCAAAATGCCCCCGTAACTTCGGGAGAAGGGGGGCCTGCCCCGTGATGGAGACTTGCTCTCCGTGAGCGGGTGTGGGCCGCAGAGACCAGGGGGAAGCGACTGTTTACTAAAAACACAGGTCCGTGCGAAGTCGCAAGACGATGTATACGGACTGACTCCTGCCCGGTGCTGGAAGGTTAAGAGGACCGGTTAGCCCTTACGGGCGAAGCTGAGAATTTAAGCCCCAGTAAACGGCGGTGGTAACTATAACCATCCTAAGGTAGCGAAATTCCTTGTCGGGTAAGTTCCGACCTGCACGAATGGAGTAACGACTTCCCCGCTGTCTCAACCATAAACTCGGCGAAATTGCAGTACGAGTAAAGATGCTCGTTACGCGCAGCAGGACGGAAAGACCCCGAGACCTTTACTATAGTTTGGTATTGGTGTTCGGAGTGGCTTGTGTAGGATAGGTGGGAGACGTTGAAGCCCGGACGCCAGTTCGGGTGGAGTCATCGTTGAAATACCACTCTGGTCACTTTGGACATCTAACTTCGGCCCGTGATCCGGGTCAGGGACAGTGCCTGATGGGTAGTTTAACTGGGGCGGTTGCCTCCTAAAAAGTAACGGAGGCGCCCAAAGGTTCCCTCAGCCTGGTTGGCAATCAGGTGTCGAGTGTAAGTGCACAAGGGAGCTTGACTGTGAGAGAGACATCTCAAGCAGGGACGAAAGTCGGGACTAGTGATCCGGCGGTACATTGTGGAATGGCCGTCGCTCAACGGATAAAAGGTACCTCGGGGATAACAGGCTGATCTTGCCCAAGAGTCCATATCGACGGCATGGTTTGGCACCTCGATGTCGGCTCGTCGCATCCTGGGGCTGGAGTAGGTCCCAAGGGTTGGGCTGTTCGCCCATTAAAGCGGTACGCGAGCTGGGTTTAGAACGTCGTGAGACAGTTCGGTCCCTATCCGCTGCGCGCGCAGGAAATTTGAGAAGGGCTGTCCTTAGTACGAGAGGACCGGGACGGACGAACCTCTGGTGTGTCAGTTGTACTGCCAAGTGCATCGCTGATTAGCTACGTTCGGATGGGATAACCGCTGAAAGCATCTAAGCGGGAAGCTCGCTTCAAGATGAGATTTCCATACACATTACGTGTGAGAGGCCCCCAGCCAGACCACTGGGTTGATAGGCCGGATGTGGAAGCGAGGACTAAAGACTCGTGAAGCTGACCGGTACTAATAGGCCAACAACTTACACCACACAACACACTGCACGCGTCCACTATGTGGTTCCCGAACAACAACCGTTCCAGGAACCAACAACTAAATACACAACACCACAGTTGTAACCAAAGATTTCCCACCCCCACCCAGAACAACCTGGCACGGGGTTCGGGTAACAGAGTTACGGCGGTCATAGCGTGGGGGAAACGCCCGGTCCCATTCCGAACCCGGAAGCTAAGACCCACAGCGCCGATGGTACTGCACCCGGGAGGGTGTGGGAGAGTAGGACACCGCCGGACACAAATTCAGAGGAGCCCCGACCACCACGGTCGGGGCTCCCCGCATTTAACAACCAATTGCTGCCCGACTGCCTGGCAGTAGTAGTGCTTCCCATGCTCGAGCACAGCACTACTGAGAGGTAGTTGGATGGCTCTGCGCTTGTGAGACTTGCCACGGGACGCCCCAAAGGTGCTTCCGGCGTTCGGTCGCTGTGGTGGGGTCGAATAGAATTGAACCAGATATACGAGTCGGCAGCTGAGCGCTGCTGGCGGCGTGACAACGAAATAAGGGTTATGAGCGACTACGCACGCGCCAGTGGTCGGCTCGCAACAGGAGGAATCCACCATGGCTGAGCACAACGGCGGCAATCGCGGCGGCAATCGCGGAAATTTCGGAGGGAACCGGGACGACCGTGGTTCGTACCGCCCCAACAACAATTCCGGCGGAGACCCTCGTGGCTTCCGTTCCAGGGAGAACCGGGACGGCAATGATCGTCCGGCACGTGATGGTGAGCGTCGCCCCTTCAACAATGACCGTGGGGATCGTCCGGCACGTGACGGTGAACGTCGCTCCTTCGGCGGCGACCGTGATCGGAAGCCCTTTGGCGACCGTAACGATCGTCCGGCACGCGATGGTGAGCGTCGCCCCTTCAACAACGACCGTAGTGACCGGAAGCCGTTCGGTGATCGTCCTGAGCGTGGACCGCGGAACTTCGATGGCCCGCGCCGCGATGGCGATGACCGCCGCGCATTCGGTGGCGACCGTGACCGCAAGCCCTTCGGCGACCGTGGGGATCGTCCGGCACGCGATGGCGAGCGTCGCCCCTTCAACAACGACCGTGGCGACCGCAAGCCCTTCGGCGACCGTCCTGCCCGTGACGGTGAGCGCCGTTCGTTTGGTGACCGTGGGGATCGTCCGGCACGCGATGGCGAGCGTCGCCCCTTCAACAACGACCGTGGCGACCGGAAGCCCTTCGGCGATCGTCCTGAGCGTGGACCGCGGAACTTCGATGGCCCGCGCCGCGATGGCGATGACCGCCGCGCATTCGGTGGCGACCGTGACCGGAAGCCTTTCGGCGACCGTGGGGATCGTCCGGCACGCGATGGTGAGCGTCGCACCTTCAACAACGACCGTGACCGGAAGCCCTTCGGCGATCGTCCTGAGCGTGGACCGCGGAACTTCGATGGCCCGCGCCGCGATGGCGATGACCGCCGCGCATTCGGTGGCGACCGTGACCGGAAGCCTTTCGGCGACCGTGGGGATCGTCCGGCACGCGATGGTGAGCGTCGCACCTTCAACAACGACCGTGACCGGAAGCCCTTCGGCGACCGTGGCGACCGCAAGCCTTTCGGCGACCGTGACCGCAAGCCTTTCGGCGACCGCCCTGAGCGTGGCGGCGAACGTCGTTCCTTCGGCGGCGACCGCTCCGAGCGTGGCGGCTCGTGGGAAGAACGTCCGGCCAGGGTGCCGAACGCCAAGGACATCCGCAGCGCCAACCGTCCCGACCGCGAGCGTTCTCCTGAAATTGACGAGGACGTCACGGGCAAGGAACTCGACCGCGCCACGGGCCACCAGATCAAGACCCTCGAGGAGCAGAGCGCGGGGTGGGTCGCAAAGCACCTGGTCATGGCCGGACGCTTGATCGACATCGAGCCCGAGCTCGCCTTCCAGCACGCCCTTGCCGCAAGCCGCCGCGGCGGTCGACTCTCGGCCGTGCGTGAAGCGGTTGGCCTGACTGCTTACGCTGCCGATCACTACGGTGAGGCTCTGCGTGAATTCCGCACGTACCGCCGCATCAGTGGCTCCAACGTTCATTTGCCGGTGATGGCTGACTGCGAGCGTGGCCTTGGCCGCCCTGATCGCGCGTTGGACATGGTCCGCTCTCCCGAAGCCCAGGATCTTGACGCTCCGGGCAAGGTTGAGCTTGCGATCGTGGCCTCGGGTGCTCGTGCCGATCTCAACCAGTTGGATGCTGCTGTCAGCGAGCTTGAGATCCCGCAGCTGGACATCAACCGGGCATTCTCTTACAGCCCGCGTCTGTTCCGTGCATACGCTGAGGCTTTGAGCGCGGTGGGTCGAACCGAGGAAGCGGACAAGTGGGACCGCCAGGCGCTGGTTGCTGAGAACGCTTTGGGTGTGGGCGATTTTGCGGAGCCCGAGATTCTTGACCTTGGCTGGGACGAGCAGGAAGAAGCAGCTGCGCGTAAGCCGCGTTTCGAGAAGCCGGCCCCGGACGCCGACGTCGTGAAGCCTGAGACGGAGACGGTCATCGTTGAGGCGGCAGCTGCTGACGTCGAGCGTGATGACGTTGAGCTTGACGATGCAGAGTCTGATTACTTCGAGTCGGATGACGCGGAATCGGACATCGATTCCGCGGAAGAAGACGCAGAGGCAAAAGACGAAGACACCGAGAACGAGGGCTCCGACTCCCAGCATGGCTGATTCACTGATCTCACTGTTTGATGCTGTCCTTTCAGATCTGGACGGGGTGGTCTATGCAGGACCCCACGCCATCCCTGGGGCTGTGGAGTCATTGCAGCGTCTCGAAACCGTGGGTGTTGGCCTGGGTTATGTGACCAACAATGCCTCCCGCACCCCGGCCCAGGTCGCGGCGCATCTACGTGAGCTTGGCGCGCCGGCTGAGGACCATCAAGTGGTCAGTTCCTCCCAGGCAGCAGGGGAGCTTCTGGCTTCCATGCTGCCTGCGGGGGCGCATGTCCTCATCACGGGCAGTGCGGCTTTGGCCCATGAGATCGAATTGGCGGGCCTCAAACCCGTGCACAGTGCCGCCGAATCCCCGGTTGCCGTTGTCCAGGGGTTCAACCCGGAGATTGGCTGGAAGGATCTCGCGGAGGCGTCGTATGTTGTGGCCGGGGGAGCCATGTGGTTTGCCACCAACACGGATATGTCCATCCCGCAGGCCCGCGGCATGGCCCCCGGGAATGGAACGCTGGTTGCCGCTGTGGCGGCCGCCACGGGAAAGACGCCGCTGGTGGCCGGTAAGCCTGAGGCCCCTCTTTTCCACGCAGCGGCCAAACGGCTTAAGGCCGACCGTCCGCTGGTTGTGGGCGACCGTCTGGACACCGACATCCTGGGCGGCAACCGTGCAGGATTTGCGACGGCGGCCGTCCTCACCGGAGTGGACACCACCCACACCATCATTGCTGCACGAACGGATGAACGTCCGGACTACCTCCTGGCAGACCTGGCGGGCTTGTACACACCGTATCCGGAGGTTGTCAGCGACGCCGGTATGTTCCGTTGCGGCGCAGCCACTGCAGTTGCCGGGGACGGAATTGTCACGGTGACTGGCCTCGAGGGTGACCTCGACGCGTGGCGGGCGGCATGCGCGGCGTGGTGGGCAGCTGTTCCGGACACGGACGTGGCGCAAACGCCGCAGCTGGTGTGGCGAAATCACTAGACTGGTGCGATGACCGAGCCCCAACATTCCGAATCGGAACATCCCGATCCGGAACGACCTGCAGTTCAGTGGCCTGACACGGCAAGCCCCACGGGGGATCCCTTGGTGGACAAGGCCCTCGGCCTGCTGGACGGCGTGGCGGAGTCACCCGTACAGGACCATGGGGAGCTGTACACCGGCATCCATGACGCTTTGTTGGAAGCTTTGGATGCCGAACCAGGGCTCCCGGCGGTCCCACAAAGCACCCCCCGCCCGGAAGGCGACAGCTAACGCATGCCAAGACTTGATCAGGAACTCGTCACCCGCGGGCTGGCGAGGTCTCGTACCCATGCCGCCAAGCTCATTAGCGACGGCAAGGTCAGCTCGGGCGGCCACGTTCTCGTCAAAGCTGCCCATCAAGTGGATGCCCGGACGGAATTGGATGTCGAGGCCCATCTGGAGGACATCTACGCAAGCCGCGCCGGGCACAAGCTGGCCGGCGCGCTGAAGGTGTTTCCCGGCGTCGTGGTTTCCGGTAAGCGGTGTCT
This genomic interval from Paenarthrobacter aurescens TC1 contains the following:
- a CDS encoding putative haloacid dehalogenase-like hydrolase (identified by match to protein family HMM PF00702; match to protein family HMM TIGR01460), which encodes MADSLISLFDAVLSDLDGVVYAGPHAIPGAVESLQRLETVGVGLGYVTNNASRTPAQVAAHLRELGAPAEDHQVVSSSQAAGELLASMLPAGAHVLITGSAALAHEIELAGLKPVHSAAESPVAVVQGFNPEIGWKDLAEASYVVAGGAMWFATNTDMSIPQARGMAPGNGTLVAAVAAATGKTPLVAGKPEAPLFHAAAKRLKADRPLVVGDRLDTDILGGNRAGFATAAVLTGVDTTHTIIAARTDERPDYLLADLAGLYTPYPEVVSDAGMFRCGAATAVAGDGIVTVTGLEGDLDAWRAACAAWWAAVPDTDVAQTPQLVWRNH